A region of Dehalococcoidia bacterium DNA encodes the following proteins:
- the ilvD gene encoding dihydroxy-acid dehydratase — translation MTELSAPPTPARLAEPLPSHTLLSGPDRAAARAMLYATGLSEEDLSRPLIGVANTWIEIGPCNYHLRRLSAKVKEGIRAAGGTPLEFNTIAISDGISMGTEGMKASLISREVIADSIELVVRGHLLDGVVALSACDKTNPGTVMALARLNLPSLALYGGSILPGTFEGHDVTIQDVFEAVGAYAAGRMTAEQLRTLEMNACPGAGACGGQFTANTMATIMELLGISLMDSGSVPAMDPRKDEVAFETGRQVMELLRRDIRPRDVITRASIENAIASIAVTGGSTNGVLHLLAIAREAGIDLDIDDFDRISSKTPLLADLKPGGRFVARDLYEAGGIRLVARRLLEAGILHPDCITVSGRTIGEEASEARETPGQVVVRPLSDPLKPTGGLVILKGNLAPEGCVVKVAGEERTYHRGPARVFDSEHEAMEAVQALAIKAGDVVVIRYEGPKGGPGMQEMLGVTGALVGQGLGDQVALLTDGRFSGATHGLMAGHVAPEAAVGGPIAALRDGDTIVFDIERRRLDVELDDGELRSRLASWQPPPPRYRTGVFAKYARLVSSASEGAVTG, via the coding sequence ATGACTGAACTCAGCGCCCCACCGACGCCGGCCCGCCTCGCGGAGCCCCTCCCTTCCCACACCCTCCTCTCCGGGCCGGACCGCGCCGCCGCCCGCGCCATGCTCTACGCCACCGGCCTGTCGGAGGAGGACCTCTCGCGGCCGCTCATCGGCGTCGCCAACACCTGGATCGAGATCGGGCCCTGCAACTACCACCTCCGCCGGCTATCCGCGAAGGTCAAAGAGGGCATCCGCGCCGCCGGCGGCACGCCCCTGGAGTTCAACACCATCGCCATCTCGGACGGCATCAGCATGGGCACGGAGGGCATGAAGGCGTCCCTGATCAGCCGCGAGGTCATCGCCGACAGCATCGAGCTGGTGGTGCGCGGGCATCTCCTCGACGGCGTCGTCGCCCTCTCCGCTTGCGACAAGACCAACCCGGGCACCGTCATGGCCCTCGCCCGCCTCAACCTCCCCAGCCTCGCGCTCTACGGCGGCAGCATCCTGCCCGGTACCTTCGAGGGCCACGACGTCACCATCCAGGACGTCTTCGAGGCCGTCGGCGCCTACGCCGCCGGCCGCATGACCGCCGAGCAGCTGCGCACTCTGGAGATGAACGCCTGCCCCGGCGCCGGCGCCTGCGGCGGCCAATTCACGGCCAACACCATGGCCACCATCATGGAGCTCCTCGGCATCTCCCTCATGGACTCCGGCTCCGTCCCCGCCATGGACCCCCGCAAGGACGAGGTCGCCTTCGAGACGGGCCGGCAGGTCATGGAGCTGCTGCGCCGGGACATCCGCCCGCGTGACGTCATCACCAGGGCCTCGATCGAGAACGCCATCGCCTCGATCGCCGTGACCGGCGGTTCGACGAACGGCGTCCTGCACCTCCTGGCCATCGCCCGCGAGGCCGGCATCGACCTCGACATCGACGACTTCGACCGCATCAGCTCGAAGACGCCCCTCCTGGCCGACCTCAAGCCCGGGGGCCGCTTCGTCGCCCGGGACCTTTACGAGGCCGGGGGCATCCGCCTCGTGGCCAGGCGCCTGCTCGAGGCCGGCATCCTCCACCCGGACTGCATTACCGTCAGCGGCCGCACCATCGGCGAAGAAGCCAGCGAGGCGCGCGAGACGCCGGGCCAGGTGGTCGTGCGCCCCCTGTCGGACCCCCTCAAGCCCACCGGCGGCCTGGTCATCCTCAAAGGCAACCTCGCGCCCGAAGGCTGCGTCGTGAAGGTCGCGGGCGAGGAGCGCACCTACCACCGCGGCCCGGCCCGCGTCTTCGACAGCGAACACGAGGCCATGGAGGCCGTCCAGGCGCTCGCCATCAAGGCCGGCGACGTAGTCGTCATCCGCTACGAGGGTCCCAAAGGCGGCCCCGGCATGCAGGAGATGCTCGGCGTCACCGGCGCGCTCGTCGGCCAGGGCCTCGGCGACCAGGTGGCGCTGCTCACGGACGGCCGCTTCTCGGGCGCCACGCACGGCCTCATGGCCGGCCACGTCGCGCCCGAGGCCGCGGTCGGCGGCCCCATCGCCGCGCTGCGCGACGGCGACACCATAGTGTTCGACATCGAGCGCCGCCGCCTCGACGTCGAACTCGACGACGGCGAGCTGCGGTCGCGGCTCGCCTCCTGGCAGCCGCCGCCGCCTCGCTACAGGACGGGCGTCTTCGCCAAGTACGCCCGCCTGGTCTCCAGCGCGAGCGAGGGCGCGGTCACCGGCTAG
- a CDS encoding DUF1932 domain-containing protein: protein MTTIAILSPGDMGAAIGAVLRRSGFDVITCLDGRSNLTRLRALESGIREVGFMDDLVMEADLVLSVLPPGEALSLAERVARSLKRTRARVTYADLNAVSPGTAKRIEAVIREAGSAFIDGGIIGGPPSGPGSGTRFFCSGPDASALEGLRDHGLDVRVVGPEVGQASGLKMVYAASTKGTTALWTGLLAAARALGLQDALMRELEGSRISAEVMRGIPSMPRRSRRWIAEMEEIAATFAEAGLTPRLFEGAADIYRLVGSTQLGALTSRDDNPDLDTILEAMLQTLRV, encoded by the coding sequence ATGACCACCATCGCGATCCTTAGCCCCGGTGACATGGGTGCCGCCATCGGCGCCGTCCTCCGACGCTCTGGCTTCGACGTCATCACTTGCCTCGACGGTCGCAGCAACCTCACTCGCCTTCGCGCCCTGGAGTCCGGCATCCGCGAGGTTGGCTTCATGGACGACCTGGTGATGGAAGCAGACCTCGTGCTGTCCGTCCTCCCGCCCGGGGAGGCGCTGTCGCTGGCGGAGCGCGTGGCGCGCAGCCTCAAGCGCACGCGGGCACGCGTGACTTACGCCGACCTCAACGCCGTCTCCCCCGGCACCGCGAAGCGCATCGAGGCCGTAATCCGGGAGGCTGGCTCGGCCTTCATCGATGGCGGCATCATCGGCGGGCCGCCGTCCGGGCCGGGAAGCGGGACCCGCTTCTTCTGCTCCGGGCCGGACGCATCCGCCCTCGAGGGGCTACGTGACCACGGCCTCGACGTGCGCGTCGTGGGCCCGGAGGTGGGGCAGGCGTCCGGCCTCAAGATGGTCTATGCAGCCTCCACCAAGGGCACGACAGCCCTCTGGACGGGCCTCCTCGCCGCCGCGCGCGCCCTGGGCCTGCAAGACGCCCTCATGCGCGAGCTCGAAGGCAGCCGCATCAGCGCCGAGGTAATGCGCGGCATCCCATCGATGCCGCGTCGCTCGCGCCGCTGGATTGCCGAAATGGAGGAGATCGCCGCCACTTTCGCCGAAGCAGGCCTCACCCCACGCCTCTTCGAAGGCGCCGCCGACATCTACCGCCTGGTCGGCTCGACGCAACTCGGCGCCCTCACTTCCCGCGACGACAATCCTGACCTCGACACCATCCTCGAAGCCATGCTCCAGACGCTGCGCGTTTGA
- a CDS encoding alpha/beta hydrolase — MPWIEVGSTDIYYVEDGDPSAQPLVFLHGNSSCGEAWWQQFAHFRDRFHVIAYDSVNHGHSSNSPRDEVEPDRADELQAFLEAMGIRRPVLAGNSMGGNTIVRWAAKHPDEAAALVPSGSGIAPEPPADGAGLREARPLDPETLFLPIGDSLTDGFKQAQPRMYERYLRIRSTATRLEAMRHPRRRATPMPREELIAAMRQVKSPMLCVVGGLDRAVPSSKYLSTLVPGAEYVEIEGAPHNVYYEAARQYNAVLDDFFARRLGIAPKAAAAAR, encoded by the coding sequence ATGCCCTGGATCGAAGTCGGAAGCACCGACATCTACTACGTCGAGGACGGCGACCCGAGCGCCCAGCCCCTCGTGTTCCTCCACGGCAACTCCTCTTGCGGCGAGGCCTGGTGGCAGCAGTTCGCCCACTTCCGCGACCGCTTCCACGTCATCGCCTACGACAGCGTGAACCACGGCCATTCCTCGAATTCGCCCCGCGATGAGGTCGAGCCGGACAGGGCGGACGAACTGCAGGCCTTCCTCGAGGCAATGGGCATCCGGCGGCCCGTGCTCGCCGGCAACTCGATGGGCGGCAACACCATCGTCCGCTGGGCAGCGAAGCACCCGGACGAGGCTGCGGCGCTCGTGCCCTCCGGCAGCGGCATCGCGCCGGAACCGCCGGCCGACGGCGCCGGCCTGCGAGAGGCGCGCCCCCTGGACCCTGAGACCTTGTTCCTGCCCATCGGCGACTCGCTTACGGACGGCTTCAAACAGGCCCAACCCCGCATGTACGAGCGCTACCTCCGCATCCGTTCGACGGCCACCCGCCTCGAGGCGATGCGCCACCCGCGACGCCGCGCGACACCGATGCCGCGCGAGGAGCTCATCGCCGCGATGCGTCAGGTGAAGTCGCCGATGCTTTGCGTCGTCGGCGGTCTCGACCGCGCGGTGCCCTCGTCGAAATACCTCAGCACCCTGGTGCCGGGCGCCGAGTACGTCGAGATCGAGGGCGCGCCCCACAACGTCTACTACGAGGCCGCGCGCCAGTACAACGCCGTCCTGGACGACTTCTTCGCGCGCCGCCTGGGCATCGCCCCGAAAGCCGCGGCCGCCGCGCGCTGA
- a CDS encoding 2-phosphosulfolactate phosphatase, whose protein sequence is MKDVSGDWPAQHGFDVRFDWGPQGVERLAPHVRAVVIVDVLRFTTAVETACAGGVAVFPYRWKDASAAEFAASIYAILGGASGGPSLSPQSLRGLAAGASVVLPSPNGAACSLLAAEAGATVAAGCLRNASAVATWLTESTGRPLGILACGELWRDGSIRPALEDLLGAGAIISRLGGLALSPEAEAAAAAFEGARDRLVQALRDCASGRELVELQHADDIPWCAALDVSNVVPVLRDGAYRCA, encoded by the coding sequence ATGAAGGACGTCTCGGGCGATTGGCCCGCCCAGCACGGCTTCGACGTCCGCTTCGATTGGGGGCCCCAGGGCGTGGAACGCCTCGCGCCCCATGTCCGGGCGGTCGTCATCGTGGACGTCTTGCGCTTCACGACGGCCGTGGAGACAGCCTGCGCCGGCGGCGTTGCCGTCTTCCCTTACCGCTGGAAGGACGCCTCCGCGGCGGAATTCGCGGCGTCGATATACGCCATCCTTGGGGGTGCGTCGGGCGGCCCATCGCTCTCTCCGCAGTCCCTGCGGGGCCTCGCCGCCGGCGCCAGCGTCGTCCTGCCTTCGCCGAACGGCGCCGCCTGCTCGCTGCTGGCCGCGGAGGCCGGCGCGACCGTCGCAGCCGGCTGCCTGCGAAACGCTTCTGCCGTCGCGACCTGGCTTACGGAGTCGACCGGCCGGCCGCTGGGGATATTGGCCTGCGGTGAGCTGTGGCGCGATGGCTCGATACGCCCCGCGCTCGAAGACCTGCTGGGCGCTGGCGCCATCATTTCCCGCCTTGGAGGCCTCGCACTTTCTCCCGAGGCCGAAGCCGCCGCCGCCGCCTTCGAGGGAGCCCGTGACCGCCTCGTCCAGGCCCTGCGTGACTGCGCTTCCGGCCGCGAGCTCGTCGAGCTCCAGCACGCGGATGACATCCCGTGGTGTGCTGCGCTCGACGTCAGCAATGTCGTGCCGGTCTTGCGAGATGGCGCCTACCGCTGCGCCTGA
- a CDS encoding ubiquitin-like domain-containing protein → MAAVLAFLVFPPRKVAVEADGSQKVVVSRTTDLDSLLKLAGVSRAANDVVVRDAGVLRVERAIPVTVEVDGRVLTWRTRAQTVKDLLTELGVDVSPYDGITFNGVEVSDHQSLFPGPLAALPNATLAGLKPASAPESIDLVISRAVPFTIVEDGQVINFKSARPTVAMALRDAGIRLGPADEVFPALTSPLVAGQEVRVKHAYAVTIRTGESSRVVYTHQKLLKDALAEAGLSLGPEDRVEPGVDTEVRNGMVARLVRVVGRTLIEREDVPRRTVFRPDENLQGMQTRIVQGRDGVRVREYRIVIEDGVETEKKLIAERLDPEPINTVIYYAESSVRATGVRPDNLQVIRVERMYATWYNAASSGRAPTDPYYGITASGVPVTRGIVAVDPNFIPLGTRLYVPGYGFAIAGDTGGGVIGNMIDLGYPDGVTPDGPTGWIDVFILAP, encoded by the coding sequence GTGGCCGCCGTCCTCGCGTTCCTGGTGTTCCCCCCCAGGAAGGTCGCGGTCGAAGCGGACGGCTCGCAGAAGGTCGTAGTCAGCCGCACTACCGACCTCGACTCGCTCCTGAAGCTCGCCGGCGTTTCGCGCGCAGCAAATGACGTCGTCGTGCGCGACGCCGGTGTGTTGCGCGTGGAGCGCGCGATCCCCGTGACAGTGGAGGTTGACGGCCGCGTACTGACCTGGCGGACGCGGGCGCAGACCGTCAAGGACCTGCTGACCGAATTGGGCGTGGATGTAAGCCCGTACGACGGCATCACCTTCAACGGCGTCGAGGTCAGCGACCACCAGTCCCTCTTCCCGGGACCCCTCGCGGCCCTCCCGAATGCCACTCTCGCCGGCCTAAAGCCTGCATCAGCGCCCGAGAGCATCGACCTCGTGATCAGCCGGGCCGTGCCCTTCACCATCGTCGAGGACGGTCAGGTGATCAACTTCAAATCAGCCCGGCCGACGGTGGCGATGGCCCTCCGCGACGCCGGCATACGCCTTGGTCCGGCTGACGAGGTATTCCCAGCCCTGACTTCGCCGCTCGTGGCCGGCCAGGAGGTGCGCGTCAAGCACGCCTACGCCGTCACGATCCGCACAGGAGAGAGCAGCCGCGTTGTCTACACGCACCAGAAGCTGCTCAAGGACGCGCTCGCCGAAGCTGGCCTCAGTCTCGGCCCGGAGGACCGCGTCGAGCCGGGTGTCGATACCGAGGTGAGGAACGGGATGGTCGCCCGGCTCGTGCGAGTTGTGGGGCGGACGCTGATTGAGCGCGAGGACGTGCCCCGCCGGACGGTGTTCCGGCCGGACGAGAACCTTCAGGGCATGCAGACCCGCATCGTCCAGGGGCGGGACGGAGTCCGCGTGCGGGAGTACCGGATCGTCATCGAGGACGGCGTGGAGACCGAGAAGAAGCTGATCGCCGAGAGGCTCGACCCCGAGCCCATCAACACCGTCATCTACTACGCCGAGTCCAGCGTACGCGCGACGGGCGTCCGGCCCGACAACCTCCAGGTCATCAGGGTGGAGCGCATGTACGCCACCTGGTATAACGCCGCAAGTTCGGGTCGCGCGCCCACGGACCCCTACTACGGGATCACCGCCTCGGGCGTCCCCGTCACCCGCGGCATCGTGGCCGTGGACCCCAACTTCATACCGCTGGGCACGCGCCTGTATGTCCCCGGCTACGGGTTCGCGATAGCCGGCGACACCGGCGGTGGCGTGATCGGAAATATGATCGACCTGGGATACCCGGATGGAGTCACGCCCGATGGCCCGACCGGCTGGATCGACGTCTTCATCCTCGCACCCTGA
- the rsmA gene encoding 16S rRNA (adenine(1518)-N(6)/adenine(1519)-N(6))-dimethyltransferase RsmA codes for MARPAGSTSSSSHPEPGEGARRLPPPRKSLGQHFLTDRNIIRKIADAAELTPADTVVEIGAGPGDLTSELAARARRVFAVEVDAQLCARLRERFASVPNVVVVHADALKLDMNSLTGGKPYVVVGNLPYNVGTAIVRHLLESTAPPGRMVVMLQREVALSMLAPKAQTGLLAISVQVYATGRRLFDIPPGAFYPPPKVVSSLLRLDRRPQPLVPPGEREAFFRVVRAGFSSPRKQVRNALANGLQVPAARVEAALRAAGIDPAARPSTITIEQWLRLMRELDARSA; via the coding sequence ATGGCCCGACCGGCTGGATCGACGTCTTCATCCTCGCACCCTGAGCCAGGCGAGGGAGCGCGGCGGCTGCCTCCGCCCCGAAAATCCCTCGGGCAGCACTTCCTGACAGACCGCAACATCATTCGCAAGATCGCCGACGCGGCAGAGCTAACTCCGGCGGACACTGTCGTCGAAATTGGCGCGGGGCCGGGCGACCTGACGTCGGAGCTGGCGGCGCGGGCGCGCCGCGTCTTCGCGGTGGAAGTCGACGCCCAGCTCTGCGCCCGCCTGCGGGAGCGCTTCGCCTCCGTGCCGAACGTCGTCGTGGTGCATGCGGACGCCCTGAAACTCGACATGAATAGCCTGACGGGCGGAAAGCCTTACGTCGTTGTCGGAAACCTGCCGTACAACGTGGGGACGGCGATCGTGCGCCACCTGCTCGAGTCGACGGCGCCCCCTGGACGGATGGTGGTGATGCTCCAGAGAGAGGTGGCGCTGTCCATGCTGGCGCCAAAGGCCCAGACCGGCCTCCTCGCCATCTCGGTGCAGGTCTACGCCACGGGCCGGCGCCTGTTTGACATCCCCCCGGGCGCCTTCTACCCCCCGCCGAAGGTGGTGTCCTCGCTCTTGCGGCTCGACCGCCGCCCGCAGCCGCTGGTGCCTCCGGGTGAGCGGGAGGCGTTCTTCCGTGTGGTCAGGGCCGGCTTCAGCTCGCCGCGGAAGCAGGTCCGGAACGCATTGGCGAACGGACTGCAGGTGCCCGCCGCGAGGGTGGAAGCGGCGTTGCGGGCTGCGGGGATCGACCCAGCTGCCCGGCCGAGCACAATCACGATCGAGCAGTGGCTACGACTGATGAGAGAACTCGATGCCCGCTCGGCTTGA
- a CDS encoding PHP domain-containing protein, translating into MPGTIIDMHMHTVLGAYDSSLKPEDLAEEARRVGLTGINITEHDRLWDQFTLERFKEAQAPLFVNNGMEVSTDMGHILAIGLKGYAPGIRKLTELRKVADDVGGFLIVAHPFRHWFDPVHFMRQGKKPVPMIAEELANLPVFELVHGIEVLNGCNTPRENVIALKVSKVLGKPGTGGSDCHSTSGIGYFCTVFEKELTSTEEMLEELHAGRIYAAHDLAKGNLTQFTEDSLEA; encoded by the coding sequence ATGCCTGGCACGATCATCGACATGCACATGCATACCGTCCTGGGCGCTTACGACAGCAGCCTGAAGCCCGAAGACCTCGCCGAGGAAGCCAGGCGTGTCGGCCTGACCGGCATCAACATCACCGAGCACGACCGTCTCTGGGACCAGTTCACGCTGGAGCGGTTCAAGGAGGCGCAGGCGCCCCTGTTCGTGAACAACGGCATGGAAGTCTCCACGGACATGGGACACATCCTCGCCATCGGCTTGAAGGGCTACGCGCCGGGCATCCGCAAGCTAACCGAGCTACGTAAGGTCGCCGATGACGTCGGGGGCTTCCTGATCGTCGCCCATCCCTTCCGTCACTGGTTCGACCCCGTCCACTTCATGCGACAGGGAAAGAAGCCCGTCCCTATGATCGCCGAAGAGCTGGCGAACCTGCCGGTCTTCGAACTGGTACACGGCATCGAGGTACTCAACGGCTGCAATACGCCGCGGGAGAACGTCATAGCCCTGAAGGTGTCGAAGGTCCTCGGGAAGCCGGGCACCGGCGGCAGCGACTGCCATTCCACCTCGGGCATCGGCTACTTCTGCACCGTGTTCGAGAAGGAGCTCACCAGCACTGAAGAGATGCTGGAGGAACTACACGCCGGCCGTATCTACGCCGCACATGACCTCGCCAAGGGCAACCTGACGCAGTTCACCGAAGATTCGCTCGAGGCGTAA
- a CDS encoding adenylate/guanylate cyclase domain-containing protein encodes MPDPGKIAMLAGLEEGRVRRWLDAGLFERVTPRTEDWVARAHVLSQLERAGVPLAILQAADHEDVLARAYIFEFLQVAREGQHSFRELSEASALDEQLLLRICDALGIDDPSVFSDAEAALLQALGEAIGEGLPVGMALELCEVWGNQMRFIAHAEVMSYDVNLARPRIGGTGSPLKAAAQLAPLTRAMLRASDLFPQPLHRRHLLQAIELVTDTDLAATASLAEGLAPGEVMTAIGFVDLTGYTAITQDEGDRQALAYARRLEALVREASHAHDMRIVKRLGDGFMLASPSCTELLSGLLYVVRAAEERDDMPAARAGVAYGRAVSRGGDYFGHTVNLAARVLDQAEPSEVLVSEDCVQEAGAGPFGFHEPRDAKLKGIREPVRIWRAESLSSGPPTAARQD; translated from the coding sequence ATGCCAGACCCGGGAAAGATCGCCATGCTCGCCGGCCTGGAGGAAGGGCGTGTCCGCCGCTGGCTGGATGCGGGCCTCTTCGAACGCGTAACGCCGCGCACGGAGGACTGGGTCGCGCGGGCGCACGTGCTTTCGCAGCTGGAGCGCGCCGGCGTGCCGCTCGCTATCCTCCAGGCCGCGGACCACGAGGACGTGCTGGCGCGGGCCTACATCTTCGAGTTCCTCCAGGTCGCCCGGGAAGGCCAGCACTCCTTTCGGGAGTTGAGCGAAGCTTCGGCGCTCGACGAGCAGCTCCTGCTGCGAATCTGCGATGCCCTGGGCATCGACGACCCCAGCGTCTTCTCGGACGCCGAGGCGGCGCTGCTCCAGGCCCTCGGCGAGGCCATTGGCGAGGGCCTGCCGGTGGGCATGGCGCTGGAGCTGTGCGAGGTCTGGGGCAACCAGATGCGCTTCATCGCCCACGCCGAGGTGATGAGCTACGACGTCAACCTCGCGCGGCCGCGGATCGGCGGCACCGGCTCTCCTCTGAAGGCGGCGGCCCAGCTCGCGCCCCTCACCCGCGCCATGCTGCGGGCATCGGACCTGTTCCCGCAGCCCCTGCACCGCCGTCACCTTCTGCAGGCCATCGAGCTTGTCACCGACACCGACCTTGCTGCCACGGCATCCCTGGCCGAGGGTCTCGCGCCAGGAGAGGTCATGACCGCGATCGGCTTCGTCGACCTCACCGGCTACACGGCGATCACGCAGGACGAGGGCGACCGACAGGCGCTGGCTTATGCGAGGCGCCTGGAGGCGTTGGTGCGAGAGGCGTCGCATGCTCACGATATGCGCATCGTCAAGCGCCTCGGCGACGGCTTCATGCTCGCTTCGCCGTCCTGCACCGAGCTGCTTAGCGGGCTGCTTTACGTGGTGCGGGCAGCGGAGGAGCGTGACGATATGCCTGCCGCGCGGGCGGGGGTAGCCTACGGGCGCGCCGTCTCGCGGGGAGGGGACTACTTTGGCCACACGGTGAACCTAGCCGCCCGGGTGCTGGACCAGGCTGAGCCCTCTGAGGTGCTGGTCTCGGAGGACTGCGTGCAGGAGGCGGGCGCCGGCCCGTTCGGCTTCCATGAGCCCCGGGATGCGAAGCTCAAGGGCATCCGCGAGCCGGTCCGGATCTGGCGCGCGGAGTCCCTCAGCAGCGGGCCGCCCACTGCCGCGCGGCAGGACTGA
- the ispE gene encoding 4-(cytidine 5'-diphospho)-2-C-methyl-D-erythritol kinase, whose protein sequence is MPARLELRAPAKINLTLEVIGRRPDGYHELATIMQTIDLCDTVCIEAADSISIEFRGERAADVPFDPRQELAHRAADLMSGWLKAPRGARIVVDKQIPAGAGLGGGSSDAAAVLRGLNALWGLGRDAKSLARSAARLGSDVPFFIYCGSALCRGRGEIVDPLTDGRAAAVTLFLPKERIENKTATMYSLIQKSDYTAGTATRGMADDIAVRGEALLDGRNVFDRYAWRFGESVAVAMDACNRAGFEVHFAGSGPAFFALRPREELPPREAALMEYLGIEVRQHSFLPKEAALAVKET, encoded by the coding sequence ATGCCCGCTCGGCTTGAGCTCCGCGCGCCCGCGAAGATCAACCTGACGCTGGAGGTCATCGGCCGGCGTCCCGACGGCTACCACGAGCTCGCGACCATCATGCAGACGATCGACCTGTGCGACACCGTGTGCATCGAGGCGGCGGACTCAATCAGCATAGAGTTCCGCGGTGAGCGGGCCGCCGATGTCCCCTTTGACCCTCGTCAGGAGTTGGCGCACCGGGCGGCGGACCTCATGTCGGGCTGGCTCAAGGCGCCCCGTGGGGCACGCATCGTCGTCGACAAGCAGATCCCAGCCGGCGCGGGCCTCGGCGGCGGCAGCTCCGACGCCGCGGCCGTGTTGCGCGGCCTCAATGCCCTCTGGGGCCTTGGCCGCGACGCCAAGTCGCTTGCGCGCTCGGCGGCGCGCCTTGGTTCGGACGTACCCTTCTTCATCTACTGCGGCTCCGCGCTCTGCCGCGGGCGCGGCGAGATCGTGGACCCGCTGACGGACGGGCGAGCGGCAGCCGTCACCCTGTTCCTGCCGAAGGAGCGCATCGAGAACAAGACGGCGACCATGTACTCGTTGATCCAGAAGAGCGACTACACCGCCGGGACGGCCACTCGCGGCATGGCCGACGACATTGCGGTCCGAGGCGAGGCGCTGCTTGATGGCCGAAACGTCTTCGACCGCTACGCCTGGCGCTTCGGCGAAAGCGTCGCCGTGGCAATGGACGCCTGCAACCGCGCCGGCTTCGAGGTGCATTTCGCCGGCAGCGGGCCGGCCTTCTTTGCCCTGCGTCCACGCGAGGAGCTACCTCCTCGTGAGGCCGCACTCATGGAGTACCTGGGCATAGAGGTGCGCCAGCACTCCTTTCTGCCGAAGGAAGCCGCTCTCGCGGTCAAGGAGACGTGA